One window of the Pseudomonas lurida genome contains the following:
- a CDS encoding LysR family transcriptional regulator: MEKTEIEALWTHIHWLSVLEEQGTYTAAAARLGVSKSAVSQRISDLEKATGARLVTRTTRSVRLTDAGLSLTRDVRSAYEQIARSFSSVRDSAGEIRGLVRLTAPVAFARQQLVPHLSEFLQQYPQVRVQLDVSDTLSSLAAEGYDLAVRHGFQVPETHVAWKLCDTGSVLVATRDYLQRHGEPREPGDLTAHNCLFYPRGTDQPAWTFERGTKNIERLTVPIAGSFATNNSEALRDSALNHLGIALLPDFSAHAALAGGTLVQVLKGWTLKGAFADEIYLIRPYSPHVPKSVTALVGFLKEKLSGGFHFME; encoded by the coding sequence ATGGAAAAGACTGAGATCGAGGCGCTCTGGACCCACATCCATTGGCTGTCGGTGTTGGAGGAACAAGGCACCTACACCGCCGCCGCCGCCCGCCTGGGCGTGAGCAAATCGGCCGTGAGCCAGCGCATTTCCGACCTGGAAAAGGCCACCGGTGCACGGCTGGTGACGCGCACCACACGCAGCGTAAGGCTCACCGATGCGGGACTGTCGCTCACCCGTGATGTGCGCAGCGCCTACGAGCAGATCGCCCGCAGCTTCTCGTCCGTGCGCGACTCGGCCGGGGAAATTCGTGGGCTGGTGCGCCTCACCGCACCGGTAGCATTTGCCCGTCAGCAACTGGTGCCGCACTTGTCCGAGTTCCTGCAGCAATACCCGCAAGTGCGTGTCCAACTGGATGTGTCGGACACCCTGAGCTCACTGGCCGCCGAAGGCTACGACCTGGCCGTGCGCCACGGTTTCCAGGTGCCGGAAACCCATGTGGCGTGGAAGCTGTGCGACACCGGCTCGGTGCTGGTTGCCACCCGCGATTACTTGCAACGCCACGGCGAACCACGCGAACCCGGCGACCTGACCGCGCATAACTGCCTGTTCTACCCTCGCGGTACCGACCAGCCCGCGTGGACCTTCGAGCGCGGCACCAAAAACATCGAGCGACTCACCGTACCCATCGCTGGCAGCTTCGCCACCAATAACAGCGAGGCCTTGCGCGACTCGGCGCTCAACCACCTGGGCATTGCCCTGCTCCCGGACTTCAGCGCCCACGCCGCCCTGGCCGGTGGCACGCTGGTGCAGGTGCTCAAGGGCTGGACGCTCAAGGGCGCGTTTGCCGATGAGATCTACCTGATCCGGCCTTACTCGCCCCATGTGCCGAAGTCGGTGACTGCATTGGTGGGTTTTTTGAAGGAGAAATTGTCGGGAGGATTTCACTTCATGGAGTGA
- a CDS encoding CoA-acylating methylmalonate-semialdehyde dehydrogenase, whose protein sequence is MTTTIEHYINDQRVSRDDRYQDVYNPATGEKTGRVALASRQTVAEAVAAAQAAFAGWADTPPIRRARVLFEYLHLLRERKDDLARIIVAEHGKVFTDAQGEVDRGIDILEFACGIPNLLKGEHSDQVSRGMDNWTMRQPLGVVAGVTPFNFPVMVPMWMYPIAIAAGNTFILKPSPTDPSASLFMAELLREAGLPKGVFNVVQGDKESVDALIEHPDVKAVSFVGSTPIAQYIYETGARHGKRVQGLGGAKNHMVVMPDADIEKTVDALMGAAYGSAGERCMAISVAVLVGDVGDKVIAALTERAQQLRITDGRDLKAEMGPIVSRAALERISGYIEQGVQAGAQLLLDGRDYVPTEPGLENGFWLGATLFDHVTKEMSIYREEIFGPVLACVRVTDFAEAIKLVNDHEFGNGVSCFTRDGNIAREFARRIEVGMVGINVPIPVPMAWHGFGGWKKSLFGDMHAYGTEGVRFYTKQKSIMQRWSESIEQGAEFAMPVSK, encoded by the coding sequence ATGACAACAACGATCGAGCACTACATCAACGACCAGCGCGTGTCCCGTGATGACCGCTATCAGGACGTCTACAACCCGGCCACCGGCGAAAAAACCGGCCGCGTGGCCTTGGCCAGCCGCCAGACCGTCGCCGAAGCCGTCGCCGCTGCCCAGGCCGCCTTCGCCGGTTGGGCCGACACCCCGCCAATCCGCCGTGCCCGCGTGCTGTTCGAATACCTGCACCTGCTGCGTGAGCGCAAGGACGACTTGGCGCGCATCATCGTGGCTGAACATGGCAAGGTCTTCACCGATGCCCAGGGCGAAGTCGACCGCGGCATCGACATCCTCGAATTCGCTTGCGGCATCCCGAACCTACTCAAGGGCGAGCACTCCGACCAGGTCTCCCGTGGCATGGACAACTGGACAATGCGCCAGCCGCTGGGCGTGGTAGCCGGCGTTACACCGTTCAACTTCCCGGTGATGGTGCCCATGTGGATGTACCCGATCGCCATCGCGGCTGGCAACACCTTCATCCTCAAGCCAAGCCCGACCGACCCAAGCGCCTCGCTGTTCATGGCCGAACTGCTGCGTGAAGCCGGCTTGCCCAAAGGCGTGTTCAACGTGGTGCAGGGCGACAAGGAATCGGTGGATGCATTAATCGAGCACCCCGACGTCAAGGCGGTGAGCTTCGTCGGGTCCACACCGATTGCCCAGTACATCTACGAAACCGGCGCCCGTCACGGCAAGCGCGTGCAAGGCCTGGGCGGCGCGAAGAACCACATGGTGGTGATGCCCGACGCGGATATCGAAAAAACCGTCGACGCCCTGATGGGCGCTGCCTACGGCAGTGCCGGCGAACGTTGCATGGCCATCTCCGTGGCGGTGCTGGTGGGCGATGTAGGTGACAAAGTCATCGCCGCCCTGACCGAACGCGCCCAGCAACTGCGCATCACCGACGGCCGCGACCTCAAGGCCGAGATGGGCCCGATCGTGTCCCGTGCGGCGCTGGAGCGCATCAGCGGCTACATCGAACAAGGCGTGCAAGCCGGCGCGCAATTGCTGCTCGACGGACGTGATTACGTGCCCACCGAACCGGGCCTGGAAAACGGCTTCTGGCTGGGCGCGACGTTATTCGACCACGTGACCAAAGAGATGAGCATCTACCGCGAAGAAATCTTCGGCCCGGTGCTGGCCTGCGTGCGCGTGACCGACTTCGCCGAAGCGATAAAATTGGTCAACGACCATGAGTTCGGCAACGGCGTGAGCTGCTTCACCCGCGACGGCAACATCGCCCGTGAATTTGCACGCCGGATCGAAGTGGGCATGGTTGGGATCAACGTGCCGATCCCGGTGCCGATGGCGTGGCACGGGTTTGGGGGCTGGAAGAAGAGCCTGTTTGGCGACATGCACGCCTACGGCACTGAAGGCGTGCGCTTCTACACCAAGCAAAAGTCGATCATGCAGCGCTGGTCGGAAAGCATCGAGCAAGGCGCCGAGTTTGCGATGCCGGTGTCCAAGTAA
- a CDS encoding sugar ABC transporter permease, translating to MNQVKHLFTRYKMLALVIAVAVIWLFFSWQTEGGFLTPRNLSNLLRQMSITGILACGMVLVIISGEIDLSVGSLLGLLGGLAAILDVVYHVPLLANLSLVALCGLMIGLANGYMTAYLRIPSFIVGLGGMLAFRGILLGITGGTTIAPVSPSLVYVGQGYLPHSVGIGLGVLLFALTLFLTWKQRRNRALHGLAAHSWVRDVLRVVVIGAVLAGFVTTLNSYDGIPVPVLLLLALLGVFSYVTSQTVFGRRVYAVGSNMEATRLSGINVQAVKLWIFGIMGVMCALAGLVNTARLAAGSPSAGNMGELDAIAACFIGGTSMRGGSGTVYGALLGALVITSLDNGMSMLDVDSYWQMIVKGSILVLAVWVDVSTRTGRR from the coding sequence ATGAATCAGGTCAAACACCTTTTCACCCGCTACAAAATGCTCGCCCTGGTGATCGCCGTGGCGGTGATCTGGCTGTTTTTCAGCTGGCAGACCGAGGGCGGGTTCCTCACCCCGCGTAACCTGTCCAACTTGCTGCGGCAGATGTCGATTACCGGGATACTGGCGTGCGGCATGGTACTGGTGATCATCAGCGGCGAGATCGATTTGTCGGTGGGGTCCTTGCTGGGGTTGCTGGGCGGGCTGGCGGCGATCCTGGATGTGGTCTACCACGTGCCGCTGCTGGCCAACCTGAGCCTGGTCGCCCTGTGCGGCTTGATGATTGGATTGGCCAATGGGTACATGACGGCCTATCTGCGCATCCCTTCATTCATCGTCGGCTTGGGTGGGATGCTGGCGTTTCGCGGGATTCTGCTGGGGATTACCGGCGGCACTACCATTGCGCCGGTATCGCCTTCATTGGTGTATGTCGGCCAAGGGTATTTGCCGCATTCAGTCGGTATCGGCCTCGGCGTTTTGCTGTTCGCCCTGACCCTGTTCCTGACCTGGAAACAACGGCGCAACCGCGCACTGCACGGGCTGGCCGCGCATTCATGGGTGCGTGATGTGTTGCGCGTGGTGGTGATCGGCGCGGTACTGGCCGGGTTCGTCACTACCCTCAACAGCTACGACGGCATCCCCGTGCCGGTGCTGCTGTTGCTGGCGCTGCTCGGCGTATTCAGCTACGTCACCAGCCAGACCGTGTTCGGCCGCCGCGTGTATGCAGTGGGCAGCAACATGGAGGCGACGCGCCTGTCGGGCATCAACGTGCAAGCGGTGAAACTTTGGATCTTCGGCATCATGGGCGTGATGTGTGCCCTCGCCGGCCTGGTCAACACCGCCCGCCTTGCGGCCGGCTCGCCCTCGGCGGGGAACATGGGCGAGTTGGATGCGATCGCGGCGTGCTTTATTGGCGGCACGTCGATGCGCGGCGGTTCGGGCACGGTGTATGGCGCGTTGCTGGGGGCGTTGGTGATTACCAGCCTGGATAACGGCATGTCGATGCTGGATGTGGACAGTTACTGGCAGATGATCGTGAAGGGCAGCATTCTGGTGTTGGCGGTGTGGGTGGACGTGAGCACACGCACCGGGCGGCGCTGA
- the xylG gene encoding D-xylose ABC transporter ATP-binding protein has protein sequence MSDYLLQMNGIVKTFGGVNALNGIDINVRPGECVGLCGENGAGKSTLMKVLSAVYPYGTWEGEILWDGQPLKAQSISETEAAGIVIIHQELTLVPDLSVAENIFMGHELTLPGGRMNYPAMLHRAEALMRELKVPDMNVALPVSQYGGGYQQLVEIAKALNKKARLLILDEPSSALTRSEIDVLLDIIRSLKAKGVACVYISHKLDEVAAVCDTIAVIRDGKHIATTAMADMDIAKIITQMVGREMSNLYPTEPHEVGEVIFEARNVTCYDVDNPKRKRVDDVSFVLKRGEILGIAGLVGAGRTELVSALFGAYPGRYSGEVWLDGQVIDTRTPLKSIRAGLCMVPEDRKRQGIIPDLGVGQNITLAVLDTYAHLTRIDAEAELGSIDQQIARMHLKTASPFLPITSLSGGNQQKAVLAKMLMAKPKVLILDEPTRGVDVGAKYEIYKLMGALAAEGVSIIMVSSELAEVLGVSNRVLVIGDGQLRGDFINEGLTQEQVLAAALSHNNNDRKTA, from the coding sequence ATGTCCGACTACCTGCTGCAAATGAACGGCATCGTCAAAACCTTTGGCGGTGTCAACGCGCTCAACGGCATCGACATCAATGTACGGCCGGGGGAATGTGTCGGCCTGTGCGGTGAGAACGGTGCCGGTAAATCCACGTTGATGAAGGTGCTGTCGGCGGTCTACCCCTACGGCACCTGGGAGGGTGAAATTCTCTGGGACGGGCAGCCACTCAAGGCCCAGTCGATCAGCGAAACCGAAGCGGCCGGCATCGTCATCATCCACCAGGAGCTGACCCTGGTGCCGGACCTGTCAGTGGCCGAAAATATCTTCATGGGCCACGAGCTGACCTTGCCGGGTGGGCGCATGAACTACCCGGCAATGCTCCACCGTGCCGAGGCCTTGATGCGCGAGCTCAAGGTGCCGGACATGAACGTGGCACTGCCGGTGTCGCAATACGGCGGCGGCTACCAGCAACTGGTGGAAATCGCCAAGGCCCTGAACAAGAAGGCACGACTGCTGATTCTCGACGAGCCCTCATCGGCCCTGACCCGCTCGGAAATCGACGTGCTGCTGGACATCATCCGCAGCCTCAAGGCCAAGGGCGTGGCCTGCGTGTACATCTCCCACAAGCTCGATGAAGTGGCGGCAGTGTGCGACACCATCGCAGTGATCCGCGATGGCAAGCACATCGCGACCACCGCCATGGCCGACATGGACATCGCGAAGATCATCACCCAGATGGTCGGCCGCGAGATGAGCAACCTCTACCCCACCGAGCCTCATGAGGTGGGTGAGGTGATTTTCGAGGCGCGCAACGTCACCTGTTATGACGTGGACAACCCCAAGCGCAAGCGCGTGGACGATGTGTCGTTTGTGCTCAAGCGCGGTGAGATCCTGGGCATCGCCGGGCTGGTCGGCGCCGGGCGTACGGAACTGGTGTCGGCGCTGTTCGGCGCCTATCCCGGCCGCTACAGCGGCGAAGTATGGCTGGACGGCCAGGTGATCGACACGCGCACGCCACTCAAATCGATCCGCGCCGGGCTGTGCATGGTGCCCGAGGACCGCAAGCGCCAGGGCATCATTCCCGACCTGGGCGTAGGCCAGAACATCACCCTGGCCGTGCTCGATACCTATGCGCACCTGACCCGTATCGACGCCGAAGCCGAACTGGGCAGCATCGACCAGCAAATCGCGCGCATGCACCTCAAGACTGCCAGCCCGTTCCTGCCGATCACCAGCCTGTCCGGCGGCAACCAGCAAAAAGCCGTGCTGGCGAAAATGCTGATGGCCAAGCCCAAGGTGCTGATCCTCGACGAACCCACGCGCGGGGTCGACGTGGGCGCCAAGTATGAGATCTACAAGCTGATGGGCGCCCTGGCCGCCGAGGGGGTGTCGATCATCATGGTCTCGTCGGAGCTGGCCGAAGTGCTCGGTGTCTCCAACCGTGTGCTGGTGATCGGTGACGGCCAGTTGCGCGGTGACTTCATCAACGAGGGGCTCACCCAGGAACAGGTGCTCGCCGCTGCGCTCAGCCATAACAATAATGATCGGAAGACCGCGTAG
- the xylF gene encoding D-xylose ABC transporter substrate-binding protein, protein MKSFKRTLLATALALLALPVMADSAHPKIGFSIDDLRLERWSRDRDYFVAAAEKLDAKVFVQSADANEQKQISQIENLISRGVDVIVIVPFNATVLTNAVAEAKKAGIKVVSYDRLILNADIDAYISFDNEKVGEMQASGVLQAAPKGNYFLLGGAPTDNNAKVLREGQMKVLQPAIDKGDIKIVGQQWVKEWNPTEALSIVENALTRNDNKIDAIVASNDATAGGAIQALAAQKLAGKVPISGQDADLAAIKRVIDGTQTMTVYKPLKLIATEAAKLSVQLARNEKPTYSSQYDNGSKKVDTILLTPTPLTKANVDLLEKDGFYTKEQIAGQ, encoded by the coding sequence ATGAAGTCATTCAAACGTACCCTGCTCGCCACTGCCCTGGCCCTGCTCGCCCTGCCGGTGATGGCCGATTCGGCTCATCCGAAGATTGGTTTTTCCATCGACGACCTGCGCCTGGAGCGTTGGTCCCGTGACCGCGATTACTTTGTGGCGGCAGCGGAAAAACTCGATGCCAAGGTCTTCGTGCAATCGGCCGATGCCAACGAGCAGAAGCAGATTTCCCAGATCGAGAACCTGATCTCCCGTGGCGTCGACGTGATCGTCATCGTGCCGTTCAACGCCACGGTGCTCACCAACGCTGTCGCCGAAGCCAAGAAGGCCGGGATCAAGGTGGTGTCCTATGACCGCCTGATCCTCAACGCCGATATCGATGCGTACATCTCCTTCGATAACGAAAAAGTCGGCGAGATGCAGGCCAGCGGCGTGCTGCAAGCGGCGCCCAAGGGCAACTATTTCCTGCTCGGCGGCGCGCCCACCGACAACAACGCCAAGGTGCTGCGCGAAGGCCAGATGAAAGTACTGCAGCCGGCCATCGACAAGGGCGATATCAAGATTGTCGGCCAGCAGTGGGTGAAGGAATGGAACCCCACCGAAGCCCTGAGCATCGTCGAAAACGCCCTGACCCGGAACGACAACAAGATCGACGCCATCGTTGCCTCCAACGACGCCACCGCCGGCGGTGCGATCCAGGCCCTGGCCGCGCAGAAGCTGGCGGGCAAGGTGCCGATCTCCGGCCAGGACGCCGACCTCGCGGCCATCAAGCGCGTGATCGACGGCACTCAGACCATGACGGTATACAAGCCGCTCAAGCTGATCGCCACCGAGGCCGCCAAGCTCTCGGTGCAACTGGCGCGCAATGAAAAACCCACCTACAGCTCGCAATACGACAACGGCAGCAAGAAGGTCGACACCATCCTGCTCACCCCGACACCGTTGACCAAGGCCAATGTCGACCTGTTGGAGAAAGACGGGTTCTACACCAAAGAGCAGATTGCCGGGCAGTGA
- the xylA gene encoding xylose isomerase encodes MPYFPGVEQVRFEGPDSDAPLAFRHYDANKLILGKPMREHLRMAACYWHTFVWPGADMFGVGTFKRPWQRSGDPMELAIGKADAAFEFFSKLGIDYYSFHDTDVAPEGSSLKEYRHHFAQMVDHLERHQEQTGIKLLWGTANCFSNPRFAAGAASNPDPQVFAYAAAQVFSAMNATLRLKGANYVLWGGREGYETLLNTDLKREREQLGRFMRMVVEHKHKIGFKGDLLIEPKPQEPTKHQYDYDSATVFGFLHEYGLEHEIKVNIEANHATLAGHSFHHEIATAVSLGIFGSIDANRGDPQNGWDTDQFPNSVEEMTLATYEILKAGGFKNGGYNFDSKVRRQSLDDVDLFHGHVAAMDVLALALERAAAMVQNDRLQQFKDQRYAGWQQPLGQAVLAGEFSLESLAEHAFAHELNPQAVSGRQEMLEGVVNRFIYT; translated from the coding sequence ATGCCGTACTTCCCCGGTGTCGAGCAGGTTCGCTTTGAAGGCCCCGATAGCGATGCCCCCCTCGCCTTTCGCCACTACGACGCCAACAAACTCATCCTCGGCAAACCCATGCGCGAGCACCTGCGCATGGCGGCCTGCTATTGGCACACCTTCGTGTGGCCGGGGGCGGATATGTTTGGCGTCGGCACCTTCAAGCGACCGTGGCAGCGCAGCGGCGATCCGATGGAACTGGCGATCGGCAAGGCCGATGCCGCCTTCGAGTTTTTCTCCAAGCTGGGCATCGACTACTACAGCTTTCACGACACGGACGTCGCTCCCGAAGGCAGCTCGCTCAAGGAGTACCGTCACCACTTCGCACAGATGGTCGACCACCTCGAACGCCATCAGGAACAGACCGGGATCAAGCTGCTGTGGGGCACCGCCAACTGTTTCAGCAACCCGCGCTTTGCCGCCGGTGCCGCCAGTAACCCGGACCCGCAAGTGTTCGCCTACGCCGCTGCGCAGGTGTTCAGCGCCATGAACGCGACCCTGCGGCTCAAGGGCGCCAACTATGTGCTGTGGGGCGGTCGTGAAGGCTACGAAACCCTGCTCAACACCGACCTCAAGCGCGAGCGCGAACAGCTTGGGCGCTTTATGCGCATGGTGGTGGAGCACAAGCACAAGATCGGTTTCAAGGGCGACCTGCTGATCGAACCCAAGCCCCAGGAGCCGACCAAGCACCAGTACGATTACGACAGCGCCACCGTGTTCGGTTTCCTGCATGAGTACGGGCTGGAGCATGAGATCAAGGTGAACATCGAGGCCAACCACGCGACCCTGGCCGGGCACAGTTTTCATCATGAGATCGCCACGGCGGTGTCCCTGGGGATCTTCGGCAGCATCGACGCCAACCGCGGCGACCCACAGAACGGCTGGGACACGGACCAGTTCCCCAACAGCGTCGAGGAAATGACCCTGGCCACGTATGAAATCCTCAAGGCCGGGGGCTTCAAGAACGGTGGCTACAACTTCGATTCCAAGGTGCGGCGCCAGAGCCTCGATGATGTGGACCTGTTCCACGGGCATGTCGCTGCCATGGATGTGCTGGCCCTGGCATTGGAACGCGCGGCGGCGATGGTGCAGAACGATCGGTTGCAGCAGTTCAAGGACCAGCGCTATGCCGGCTGGCAGCAGCCGCTGGGCCAGGCGGTGCTGGCGGGTGAATTCAGCCTGGAATCGCTGGCCGAGCACGCGTTTGCCCATGAGCTGAACCCGCAGGCGGTGAGTGGACGGCAGGAGATGCTCGAAGGCGTCGTCAACCGCTTCATCTACACCTGA
- a CDS encoding XylR family transcriptional regulator yields the protein MKTLPPVHRIALLFNGSKIYDRGIIAGIGNYLSSTRASWDLFLEEDFLCRLKGIERWQGDGIIADFDDPLIGEALAASKVPVVAVGGSYADARAYPKGIPYVATDNHALMKLAYEHLIEAGLTRFACFSLPEAQANRWAQEREKAFRRLLQRDGLHVEVYRGLGTSAPLWDSAVEQQIAWLHSLPKPIGIIAVTDARARQLLQACLTAGIAVPEQVALIGIDNDPLTRTLTRVPLSSVIQGTETMGRTAAALLHQMLHGKPCAGTQILVPPDAINVQASSLHQPLGNPYVMQALLFIRQYACQGIKTAQVAAYVGVSRSSLEAHFRKVRGCSVHDEILRFKLAAAAKGLADHNLAIADIASRCGFTSAQYLHTVFRREFGCTPREYQQGAV from the coding sequence ATGAAAACCCTACCGCCCGTGCACCGCATTGCCTTGCTCTTCAACGGCAGCAAAATCTACGACCGCGGCATCATCGCCGGCATCGGCAATTACCTGAGCAGCACCCGTGCGTCCTGGGATTTGTTCCTCGAAGAGGACTTCTTGTGCCGTCTCAAAGGCATCGAGCGCTGGCAGGGCGACGGCATCATTGCCGACTTCGACGACCCGCTGATCGGCGAGGCGCTGGCCGCGAGCAAGGTGCCGGTGGTGGCGGTGGGAGGTTCCTATGCGGATGCGCGCGCCTACCCCAAGGGCATTCCCTATGTGGCGACCGATAACCATGCGCTGATGAAGCTGGCGTATGAACACTTGATCGAAGCCGGCCTGACGCGCTTCGCCTGCTTCAGCCTGCCCGAAGCCCAGGCCAATCGCTGGGCCCAGGAGCGCGAAAAGGCTTTTCGCCGCCTGCTGCAACGCGATGGCCTGCACGTCGAGGTGTATCGCGGCCTGGGCACCAGCGCGCCGCTGTGGGACAGCGCGGTGGAACAGCAGATCGCCTGGCTGCACAGCTTGCCCAAGCCTATCGGCATCATCGCCGTCACCGATGCCCGCGCACGGCAGTTGCTGCAAGCCTGCCTCACCGCCGGCATCGCCGTGCCGGAGCAGGTAGCGTTGATCGGCATCGACAATGACCCGCTGACCCGCACCCTCACGCGGGTGCCCCTGAGTTCAGTGATCCAGGGCACCGAAACCATGGGCCGCACCGCCGCGGCGCTGCTGCACCAGATGCTGCACGGCAAACCCTGTGCCGGAACGCAGATCCTGGTACCGCCGGATGCGATCAACGTGCAGGCCTCCAGCTTGCATCAACCCCTGGGCAATCCGTATGTGATGCAAGCCCTGTTGTTCATCCGCCAATACGCCTGCCAGGGCATCAAGACCGCCCAGGTGGCGGCTTATGTCGGCGTGTCGCGTTCCTCCCTGGAGGCGCACTTTCGCAAGGTGCGTGGGTGCAGCGTGCATGACGAGATCCTGCGCTTCAAACTCGCAGCTGCCGCCAAGGGCCTGGCTGACCACAACCTGGCCATCGCCGACATCGCATCGCGCTGCGGCTTCACCTCCGCGCAGTACTTGCACACGGTGTTTCGCCGTGAGTTCGGTTGTACGCCACGGGAGTATCAGCAGGGCGCGGTCTAG
- a CDS encoding carbohydrate porin, with product MTPSSHLSLGRLLLGLALGAALPVQADDTTLTGDWGGLRRELDEQGVRFTGDYSGETAYNAHGGQHRSARYSQNVKLGVQFDLGKLYGFNNGDRIQLTLNDRRGNSASEDLVGNRLPIQENYGGLYTRLTELSYERTLITPALNLKLGYMAMGNDLGGLDSGILCNFMNAGFCGHPLNMSGGSGWTNYPNARLGARVKYDFAPSWQLRVAAFNVDPDSNGDSSRAWHLSPKHTTGTVVPIELVYKHAGPLPGEYKLGYYYDSSDVKRIGSNKEVSGRGGHYLLVDQAVWASDSSAGRVLHAFGQYSAASEAASPFSKWYGAGVVLYKPFEGRPRDTLALGYGRAVPNPRSRDVQELAAFNAGTDYPNLNNAEQLIELSYGYQATPWLNLRPDVQYIIEPGAFSGADIDNALVVGLQVKAVF from the coding sequence ATGACCCCCTCTTCTCATCTTTCCCTTGGGCGCCTGCTGCTCGGCCTGGCCCTGGGTGCCGCCCTGCCTGTGCAAGCGGATGACACCACCTTGACCGGCGACTGGGGCGGCCTGCGCCGTGAACTCGACGAGCAAGGCGTGCGCTTCACCGGCGACTACAGCGGCGAAACCGCCTACAACGCCCACGGCGGCCAGCATCGTTCGGCGCGCTACTCGCAGAACGTCAAGCTCGGCGTGCAGTTCGACCTGGGCAAACTCTACGGCTTCAACAACGGTGACCGCATCCAGCTCACCCTCAACGACCGTCGCGGCAACAGCGCCTCCGAAGACCTGGTGGGCAACCGCCTGCCGATCCAGGAAAACTACGGCGGCCTCTACACGCGCCTCACCGAGCTGAGCTACGAGCGCACGCTCATCACCCCGGCGCTGAACCTAAAGCTCGGCTACATGGCCATGGGCAATGACCTCGGCGGCCTGGACAGCGGCATCCTGTGCAACTTCATGAATGCCGGTTTCTGCGGCCACCCGCTGAACATGTCCGGCGGCAGCGGCTGGACCAACTACCCCAACGCACGCCTGGGCGCACGGGTGAAATACGACTTCGCGCCGTCCTGGCAACTGCGCGTCGCCGCGTTCAACGTCGACCCGGACAGCAACGGCGACTCCAGCCGCGCCTGGCATTTGAGCCCCAAGCACACCACCGGCACCGTCGTGCCCATCGAACTGGTGTACAAACACGCAGGCCCACTGCCGGGTGAATACAAACTGGGCTATTACTACGACAGCTCCGACGTCAAACGCATTGGCAGCAACAAGGAGGTCAGCGGTCGCGGCGGTCACTACCTGCTGGTCGACCAGGCGGTGTGGGCGTCCGACTCATCCGCCGGCCGCGTGCTGCATGCCTTCGGCCAATACTCGGCTGCCAGCGAAGCGGCCTCGCCGTTCAGCAAGTGGTACGGCGCGGGCGTGGTGCTCTACAAGCCGTTCGAGGGCCGGCCACGCGACACCCTGGCCTTGGGGTATGGGCGTGCCGTACCCAACCCCCGCAGCCGCGATGTACAGGAACTGGCCGCCTTCAACGCCGGGACCGATTATCCCAACCTGAACAATGCCGAACAGTTGATCGAACTCAGCTATGGCTACCAGGCCACGCCATGGCTGAACCTGCGCCCGGATGTGCAATACATCATCGAGCCGGGCGCGTTCTCCGGTGCGGACATCGACAACGCCCTGGTGGTGGGCCTGCAGGTCAAGGCAGTGTTCTAA